The following coding sequences lie in one Haladaptatus sp. DJG-WS-42 genomic window:
- a CDS encoding HAD family hydrolase, whose protein sequence is MIRAVGFDLDYTLVVPERDRQTLLHEASESVDAPLFDRQAYLDAHRRNLSNETREPIFEDLLKDHETPVSPAELSEAYQNAINNSLIAIDGAARLVTDLRKEYRVGLLTDGPIEAQRAKLERLGWQDLFDTVLISGSLPAGKPDHRAFRSLLAELDTVPEEAVYIGDHADLDIRGAKDMNMHAIHVVGPGDDPSPIADVVLKRDELVTRLPDVLKTL, encoded by the coding sequence ATGATACGAGCGGTCGGGTTTGACCTCGACTACACACTCGTCGTCCCAGAACGCGACCGTCAAACGCTGTTGCACGAGGCATCAGAGTCTGTCGATGCACCGCTGTTCGACCGACAGGCCTACCTCGACGCCCACCGCCGCAACCTCTCGAACGAGACGCGCGAACCCATCTTCGAAGACCTCCTCAAAGACCACGAAACGCCTGTCTCGCCTGCAGAACTCTCAGAAGCGTACCAAAACGCCATCAACAACTCCCTCATCGCTATCGACGGGGCAGCACGCCTCGTCACTGACCTCCGCAAAGAGTACCGCGTGGGCCTGCTCACCGACGGCCCCATCGAAGCCCAGCGGGCGAAACTCGAACGCCTTGGTTGGCAAGACCTCTTCGACACCGTCCTCATCAGCGGGTCGCTTCCGGCAGGCAAACCCGACCACCGGGCCTTCCGGTCGCTGCTCGCCGAACTCGATACCGTTCCAGAGGAAGCGGTCTACATCGGCGACCACGCAGACCTCGACATTCGGGGTGCAAAGGACATGAACATGCACGCCATCCACGTCGTCGGCCCCGGAGACGACCCTTCACCCATCGCGGACGTGGTACTCAAACGCGACGAACTGGTCACCCGGCTTCCGGACGTGCTGAAAACCCTCTAA
- the pyrF gene encoding orotidine-5'-phosphate decarboxylase codes for MPAEFFDWVARNIESKESVVCVGLDADADRIPAHLQDYDLPRWAFNRRIIDATHEHAVAYKPNAAFYEDRDGWLALKETIAYAHGKDVPVILDAKRGDIGNTARKYAQLLDDADAITVNPYMGRDTLEPFLSQEEKGVFVLCRTSNPGGADLQNLTLESGEKLYERVAALADLWNSNGNVGLVVGATTTEELETVREQVPDIPFLVPGVGAQGGDAEAAVEFGLANGVGVVNSSRGIIFAGEGEQFDKAAGEAAKRLKKRLNQYRD; via the coding sequence ATGCCAGCAGAGTTCTTCGACTGGGTCGCCCGCAATATCGAATCGAAAGAGAGCGTTGTCTGCGTCGGTCTCGACGCGGACGCAGACCGAATCCCTGCGCACTTACAGGACTACGACCTCCCACGCTGGGCGTTCAACCGCCGTATCATCGACGCCACCCACGAACACGCCGTCGCGTACAAGCCAAACGCCGCGTTTTACGAAGACCGCGACGGCTGGCTCGCACTCAAAGAGACCATCGCGTACGCACACGGCAAAGACGTGCCCGTCATCTTAGATGCCAAACGCGGCGACATCGGCAACACGGCGCGCAAATACGCGCAACTCCTTGACGACGCAGACGCCATCACCGTGAACCCGTACATGGGTCGTGACACGCTCGAACCGTTCCTCTCACAGGAGGAGAAGGGCGTGTTCGTTCTCTGTCGCACCTCGAACCCGGGCGGCGCAGACCTTCAAAACCTCACGCTCGAATCCGGTGAGAAGTTGTACGAGCGCGTCGCCGCACTCGCAGACCTCTGGAATAGTAACGGCAACGTCGGCCTCGTCGTGGGCGCGACGACGACCGAAGAACTCGAAACCGTCCGCGAGCAGGTGCCAGACATTCCGTTTCTCGTGCCCGGCGTCGGCGCACAGGGTGGCGACGCAGAGGCCGCAGTCGAGTTCGGCCTCGCAAACGGCGTCGGCGTCGTAAACTCCTCTCGGGGAATCATCTTCGCGGGCGAAGGCGAACAATTCGACAAGGCGGCAGGCGAGGCGGCAAAGCGGCTGAAAAAGCGACTGAATCAGTACCGCGACTAG
- a CDS encoding DnaJ domain-containing protein, translating to MNQSRLLLSLTAVFAGMTVLFLVLSFVYTPVLLVATALFGATTYALWFHATGKLQQQVYQQARTARRPPRQERGGFGAGPRQQWRGPRQDRRTQQRVRRPSRPNQSVVEAYRILGLDPGADAAAVKKAYRKRVKETHPDTERGSEEAFKRVTAAYERLSNR from the coding sequence GTGAACCAGTCGCGGCTCCTCCTCTCGTTGACCGCCGTGTTCGCCGGCATGACAGTGCTGTTTCTCGTCTTGAGTTTCGTCTACACGCCCGTGCTGCTCGTGGCGACGGCGCTGTTCGGCGCGACGACGTACGCCCTCTGGTTTCATGCGACGGGCAAACTCCAACAGCAGGTGTATCAACAGGCACGCACCGCGCGGCGGCCGCCACGCCAAGAGCGCGGCGGGTTCGGTGCAGGGCCACGTCAACAGTGGCGTGGGCCGCGACAAGACCGGCGCACCCAACAGCGAGTTCGGCGGCCGTCTCGACCCAATCAGTCGGTGGTAGAGGCCTACCGGATACTCGGCCTCGACCCTGGTGCGGACGCAGCAGCGGTCAAGAAAGCCTATCGGAAACGTGTCAAAGAGACACATCCCGACACCGAACGCGGGAGTGAAGAAGCGTTCAAACGCGTGACGGCAGCTTATGAACGTCTCTCGAATAGGTGA
- a CDS encoding twin-arginine translocation signal domain-containing protein, whose protein sequence is MASRRNFLKASGATFALASLGSLAGCTQLETITGPSAPAYSSWLYDPETVLNVDNHLFMSIDVQSYYEHEDQLPESLFESLDQLDEEIDSVELDELQHMTMLAYGETDFSRAGMSWVVSGSFDSEEISEEIENELEKSQSGEDVEKGEYEGYTLYSIEQPYGYGMSGESDSTMSVTFAIGEENALLGMVVDAEATAKAAVEQMIESDAGNVERYYDTNENAKTMMQELGDATVAMGLNLEVSILKDWVPDEETEIKAVLDDLEAMGMGATINGETTENKIILVYEDEDAASAENVEALIERLKEESEEFEENTAEITVSADGRAVVVTSEVDTDELWSDYQDNSGGLMGTGTGSSSTSFSSDANAEAPQVSLSFEQNTDGTVTITHQGGDHVTDALYVEYIDDEGYDQFEFWMPEGGAIAAGDSYTTTYAVSADTQLTVLWTGPNGSSFETLGVFSAY, encoded by the coding sequence ATGGCATCTCGACGAAATTTTCTGAAAGCGAGCGGGGCGACATTCGCACTTGCGTCTCTTGGTTCTCTTGCTGGCTGTACGCAACTTGAAACCATCACCGGCCCGAGCGCACCAGCGTATTCGAGCTGGCTATACGACCCGGAAACGGTGCTCAACGTGGACAATCACCTCTTTATGTCAATCGACGTCCAGAGCTACTACGAGCACGAAGACCAGCTTCCAGAATCGCTGTTCGAATCGCTCGACCAACTGGACGAGGAGATTGATTCGGTCGAATTAGACGAGTTACAGCACATGACCATGCTCGCCTACGGCGAAACCGACTTCAGCCGCGCGGGGATGTCGTGGGTCGTCTCCGGATCGTTCGATAGCGAAGAGATCAGCGAAGAAATCGAGAACGAACTCGAGAAGAGTCAGAGCGGCGAGGACGTAGAGAAAGGCGAGTACGAGGGGTACACACTCTACAGCATCGAACAGCCCTACGGCTACGGCATGTCCGGCGAGTCCGACTCCACGATGTCCGTTACCTTCGCCATTGGTGAGGAGAACGCACTGCTCGGGATGGTCGTCGATGCAGAGGCAACCGCGAAGGCGGCCGTCGAACAGATGATCGAGTCGGATGCAGGCAACGTAGAGCGCTACTACGACACCAACGAGAACGCGAAGACAATGATGCAGGAACTCGGGGACGCCACCGTAGCGATGGGCCTGAACCTCGAAGTCAGCATCTTAAAAGACTGGGTGCCAGACGAGGAAACCGAGATAAAAGCCGTCCTCGACGACTTAGAGGCGATGGGCATGGGCGCGACCATCAACGGCGAGACGACGGAGAACAAAATCATCCTCGTCTACGAAGACGAAGACGCCGCGAGCGCAGAGAACGTCGAAGCGCTCATCGAGCGCCTCAAAGAGGAGTCCGAGGAGTTCGAAGAGAACACCGCAGAGATTACGGTGAGCGCGGACGGCCGCGCCGTCGTCGTCACCTCCGAAGTCGATACCGACGAGCTCTGGAGCGATTATCAGGACAATAGCGGCGGCCTGATGGGCACAGGCACAGGCAGTTCCTCTACGAGTTTCTCCAGTGACGCAAACGCCGAAGCCCCCCAAGTGTCGCTCAGCTTCGAGCAGAACACGGACGGCACGGTCACCATCACCCACCAAGGCGGCGACCACGTCACGGACGCACTTTATGTCGAGTACATCGACGACGAAGGCTACGACCAGTTCGAGTTCTGGATGCCCGAAGGCGGCGCAATCGCCGCGGGCGACTCCTACACGACGACATACGCCGTGAGTGCAGACACCCAACTCACCGTCCTCTGGACCGGGCCAAATGGCAGCAGCTTCGAGACGCTCGGCGTCTTCAGCGCGTACTAG
- a CDS encoding phosphoglycolate phosphatase → MVPPLVLDIDGTLSRADRSLDERVFPIIRNWDAPVVIATGKALPYPVGLCDFIGIPIRVIAENGGVVTVDDRVDYLGDRAGAQAVADEYVAAGHDLGWGEADFVNRWRETEVAVSLDSPKQPLYEIAERHGLEVVDTGFAYHVKDTAMSKGKALKVTADHLDLSPEDFVALGDSENDVSTFSVVGRSFAMANADEKAKQAADFVTEGSYGDGFVEAIDQITG, encoded by the coding sequence ATGGTTCCGCCGCTCGTCCTCGATATCGACGGCACGTTGAGTCGCGCAGACCGCTCTCTCGACGAGCGGGTGTTTCCCATCATCCGAAACTGGGATGCACCCGTCGTTATCGCCACCGGGAAGGCGCTTCCCTACCCGGTTGGCCTCTGTGATTTCATCGGCATCCCGATTCGCGTCATCGCAGAAAATGGGGGCGTCGTCACCGTCGATGACCGCGTTGACTACCTCGGCGACCGCGCGGGCGCACAGGCCGTTGCGGATGAGTACGTCGCGGCGGGGCACGACCTCGGGTGGGGCGAGGCCGACTTCGTCAACCGCTGGCGCGAGACGGAAGTCGCGGTGTCGCTCGACTCCCCGAAACAACCACTGTACGAAATCGCCGAGCGTCACGGCCTCGAAGTGGTTGACACGGGCTTTGCCTACCACGTCAAAGACACCGCGATGAGCAAGGGGAAGGCGCTCAAAGTCACCGCGGATCACCTCGACCTGTCCCCCGAGGATTTCGTCGCGCTTGGCGACTCAGAGAACGACGTGTCCACGTTTTCGGTCGTCGGACGGTCGTTCGCGATGGCGAACGCGGACGAAAAAGCGAAGCAGGCGGCCGATTTCGTCACCGAGGGGTCGTACGGCGACGGCTTTGTAGAGGCGATAGACCAGATTACTGGGTAG
- a CDS encoding GTPBP1 family GTP-binding protein codes for MSPDRAILEKALQRGEQEDGNVEFKERLSKDLHLAGGRLESLAAQLRHRVLSGGGEALYVVGVTDDGGLAGLEPDAFAESMDVLSFLADEAGAHIEAVQTWGINDGIVGVATVKEGGVLETDDEHIVVGTAGHVDHGKSTLVGSLVTGQADNGEGGTRTYLDVQPHEVERGLSADLSYGVYGFTDEGPLRMHNPFRKEERAHIVEQADRLVSFVDTVGHEPWLRTTIRGLVGQKLDYGLLVVAADDGPTKTTKEHLGVLLAMDLPTIVAITKIDAVTEDRVVAVEHEIERMLRMAGKAPLSIARHGVDSAIEEISPRVIPILRTSSVTMEGLDVLDNLFERLPKTAYGEGDFSMYVDRSYNVVGVGPVASGTIRSGTVDAGDELLLGPMADGTYREVEVRSIEMHYHRVDHAKAGRIVGIALKGVKEGDIQRGMVLVRRDAAPTAVREFEADVMVLNHPTRIGDGYEPVIHLETISETVTFTPSEGQLLPGDTGGTRVRFKFRPYHVEVGQRFVFREGRSKGVGTVTKVSE; via the coding sequence ATGAGCCCCGACCGGGCTATCCTCGAGAAAGCGCTCCAACGTGGCGAACAAGAGGATGGCAACGTCGAGTTCAAAGAACGGCTCAGCAAGGACCTGCACCTGGCAGGTGGCCGGCTCGAAAGCCTCGCGGCGCAACTGCGCCACCGCGTTCTCTCCGGAGGCGGCGAGGCACTGTACGTCGTTGGTGTCACCGACGACGGCGGGCTGGCGGGCCTCGAACCCGACGCATTTGCAGAATCGATGGACGTTCTCTCATTTCTCGCAGACGAAGCCGGTGCCCACATCGAAGCGGTACAGACGTGGGGCATAAACGACGGCATCGTCGGCGTCGCCACGGTAAAAGAAGGCGGCGTCCTCGAAACCGATGACGAGCACATCGTGGTTGGCACCGCTGGACACGTAGACCACGGTAAGAGCACGCTCGTTGGCTCGCTTGTCACTGGACAAGCCGACAATGGCGAAGGCGGAACGCGCACCTATCTCGACGTGCAACCGCACGAAGTCGAACGCGGTCTCTCTGCTGACCTTTCGTATGGCGTGTACGGCTTCACCGACGAGGGGCCGCTACGGATGCACAACCCCTTCCGCAAAGAAGAGCGCGCGCACATCGTCGAACAAGCAGACCGACTCGTCTCCTTCGTCGATACGGTTGGCCACGAACCGTGGCTTCGGACGACGATTCGCGGGCTGGTTGGCCAGAAGCTCGATTACGGCCTGCTCGTCGTCGCCGCGGACGACGGCCCGACCAAGACGACGAAAGAACACCTCGGGGTGTTGCTGGCGATGGACTTGCCGACCATCGTTGCGATAACCAAAATCGATGCCGTCACCGAAGACCGCGTCGTGGCGGTCGAACACGAAATCGAACGCATGCTCCGCATGGCCGGCAAAGCGCCGCTCTCGATTGCCCGCCACGGCGTGGATTCGGCAATCGAGGAGATTAGCCCACGCGTCATCCCCATCCTCCGGACGAGTTCGGTCACGATGGAGGGCTTAGACGTGCTTGATAACCTGTTCGAACGACTCCCGAAGACGGCCTACGGCGAAGGCGACTTTTCGATGTACGTAGACCGGTCGTACAACGTCGTGGGGGTCGGTCCCGTCGCTTCCGGGACGATTCGGTCAGGAACGGTCGATGCAGGCGACGAACTCTTGCTTGGGCCGATGGCGGATGGCACCTACCGCGAGGTCGAGGTGCGTTCGATCGAGATGCACTACCACCGTGTCGACCACGCGAAGGCGGGCCGCATCGTCGGCATCGCGCTCAAAGGCGTCAAAGAAGGCGACATCCAGCGCGGGATGGTGCTCGTCCGCCGCGACGCAGCGCCGACTGCCGTCCGCGAGTTCGAAGCCGACGTGATGGTTCTCAACCACCCGACGCGCATCGGCGACGGCTACGAACCGGTCATCCATTTAGAGACCATCAGCGAGACGGTGACGTTCACGCCAAGCGAGGGGCAGCTGCTCCCCGGTGACACAGGCGGCACCCGCGTCCGCTTCAAATTCCGGCCGTACCACGTCGAAGTCGGCCAGCGATTCGTCTTCCGCGAAGGGCGGAGCAAGGGCGTCGGGACGGTCACGAAAGTGTCCGAGTAG
- a CDS encoding DUF488 family protein — MTTEGTLTDTYLAAIQHDLAELPEETTLVGVVRKPTRWFSGAVDENIPALGPPADLLSATKTRHEDLKLQGFCDEEAHNAAWDGCDFESRYREYLTTDEAQAAMQRLRSRLESGENIALVCFENTNKKRCHRTILRAELEARR; from the coding sequence ATGACGACGGAGGGGACGCTCACCGACACGTATCTCGCTGCCATCCAGCACGACCTCGCAGAACTACCCGAAGAGACGACGCTCGTCGGTGTCGTCCGCAAACCGACCCGGTGGTTCTCGGGTGCAGTAGACGAGAACATCCCCGCACTCGGACCTCCTGCAGACCTCCTCTCTGCGACCAAAACCCGCCACGAGGACCTGAAGCTCCAAGGTTTCTGTGACGAAGAGGCCCACAACGCCGCGTGGGATGGGTGCGATTTCGAATCGAGATACCGCGAGTACTTGACGACCGACGAGGCGCAGGCTGCGATGCAGCGGCTCCGCTCACGGCTGGAATCCGGTGAGAACATCGCGCTCGTCTGTTTTGAAAACACAAACAAAAAGCGGTGTCACCGGACGATTCTGCGTGCCGAACTCGAAGCCCGTCGGTGA
- a CDS encoding GNAT family N-acetyltransferase, with translation MAATVAIREELPTVDQFLTLREAAEMAPRSREAVEQGLPNSVFGVVAVHDQTDDVVGMGRIVGDDGSVYHLCDMAVRPEFQGQGLGTRIMDALMAYVEETAPPQAYVNLIADVDGFYERWGFEPTAPASKGMFLRTE, from the coding sequence ATGGCCGCGACGGTTGCCATCCGCGAGGAGTTGCCGACTGTAGACCAGTTTCTCACCCTCCGCGAGGCCGCGGAAATGGCTCCACGCTCGCGGGAAGCCGTCGAACAGGGCCTGCCGAACTCGGTGTTCGGCGTCGTCGCGGTTCACGACCAGACCGACGACGTCGTCGGCATGGGTCGTATCGTCGGTGACGACGGCTCTGTCTACCACCTCTGCGACATGGCCGTCCGCCCCGAGTTTCAGGGACAGGGCCTCGGCACGCGTATCATGGACGCGCTCATGGCGTACGTCGAGGAGACGGCTCCGCCACAGGCCTACGTGAACCTCATCGCAGACGTAGACGGCTTCTACGAGCGCTGGGGCTTCGAGCCCACGGCCCCGGCGTCGAAGGGGATGTTTCTGCGGACGGAGTAG
- a CDS encoding HAD family hydrolase, translated as MTAVDTILFDIDDTLCTYRRPATDILDHSFEISGVEPFFTVRDYFARFHEFTDADTIDELRANCFAAIATDGGYDESVGRTVAEVFAAERDHGDVTFLPGAKEALAALSDHHLGIVTNGSPEMQAPKLDSLGIRDHFDVVVHAGYDGPAKPAPDPFYRALDALDSAPDRAVHVGNSLEADVPGAQAAGVGAVWVPDHTGATPDKHHPDYTVETLHDLLDKPWSA; from the coding sequence ATGACCGCTGTCGATACGATTCTCTTCGACATTGACGACACCCTCTGTACGTATCGTCGCCCCGCCACAGACATCCTCGACCACTCGTTTGAAATCTCCGGCGTTGAGCCGTTTTTCACCGTGCGCGACTACTTCGCTCGCTTCCACGAGTTCACTGACGCGGACACCATCGACGAACTGCGCGCAAACTGCTTCGCCGCGATTGCAACCGACGGCGGCTACGACGAGTCAGTGGGCAGAACCGTCGCGGAGGTGTTCGCCGCAGAACGCGACCACGGCGACGTGACGTTCCTGCCCGGTGCGAAAGAAGCGTTAGCAGCCCTCTCTGACCATCACCTCGGCATCGTGACCAACGGCAGCCCGGAGATGCAAGCGCCGAAACTCGACAGCCTCGGCATCCGCGACCACTTCGACGTGGTCGTCCACGCTGGCTACGACGGCCCAGCGAAACCCGCACCAGACCCGTTCTATCGGGCACTCGACGCGCTCGACTCCGCGCCCGACCGCGCGGTTCACGTCGGCAATTCCCTCGAAGCGGACGTGCCGGGCGCGCAAGCCGCCGGCGTCGGCGCAGTGTGGGTGCCAGACCACACCGGCGCAACCCCAGACAAACACCACCCGGACTACACCGTCGAGACGCTCCACGACCTGCTCGACAAACCGTGGTCTGCCTGA
- the mch gene encoding methenyltetrahydromethanopterin cyclohydrolase — translation MESLNRMTLELVDEALDFADELAIEAFALDNEATVLDFGVEALGGIEAGLLLAEIQTAGLATIQTRMDEVAGAPLPHVELSTDHPAFALLCSQKAGWELAVEDFEGLGSGPARALVAEESEFDRVGYKDDFDFATLAVESERLPTEAVAEHVAELTDVSPNAVFLPAFSTASITGSVTIAARAAELAVFRLSELGYDPLSVLSVSASAPVAPVAGSEEAAIARTNDALAYGGQVHLVVEDEFDRFDEIVSSATDDFGTPFAEIFESVDWEFYDIPESLFAPAQVTIDVVGGPTHVFGDTHEDLLAESFEL, via the coding sequence ATGGAGAGTCTCAACCGGATGACGCTCGAACTCGTCGATGAAGCGCTCGACTTCGCCGACGAACTCGCAATCGAGGCGTTTGCCCTCGACAACGAAGCGACCGTCCTCGACTTCGGCGTCGAAGCGCTCGGCGGCATCGAGGCCGGACTGTTGCTCGCAGAAATTCAGACGGCCGGGCTTGCCACCATCCAGACGCGCATGGACGAAGTCGCTGGCGCGCCCCTGCCCCACGTCGAACTGTCCACCGACCATCCCGCATTTGCCCTGCTGTGCTCGCAGAAAGCCGGCTGGGAACTCGCCGTCGAAGACTTCGAAGGCCTCGGGAGTGGCCCGGCCCGCGCGCTCGTCGCAGAGGAGTCTGAGTTCGACCGCGTTGGCTACAAAGACGACTTCGACTTTGCCACCCTCGCCGTCGAATCGGAGCGCCTTCCCACCGAAGCCGTCGCAGAACACGTCGCGGAACTAACTGATGTGTCGCCAAACGCCGTCTTCCTCCCCGCCTTCTCGACGGCGAGCATCACGGGCAGCGTCACCATCGCCGCTCGCGCCGCAGAACTCGCCGTCTTCCGCCTCTCGGAACTCGGCTACGACCCACTTTCGGTGCTCTCTGTGAGCGCAAGCGCCCCCGTCGCCCCCGTCGCCGGAAGCGAGGAAGCCGCGATTGCCCGCACCAACGACGCGCTCGCCTACGGCGGACAGGTGCACCTCGTCGTTGAAGACGAGTTCGACCGCTTCGACGAAATCGTCTCGTCTGCGACCGACGACTTCGGCACGCCGTTCGCGGAGATTTTCGAGTCGGTTGACTGGGAGTTCTACGACATCCCCGAGAGCCTGTTCGCCCCGGCACAGGTCACCATCGACGTGGTCGGCGGCCCAACCCACGTGTTCGGTGACACCCACGAAGACCTGCTCGCGGAGAGTTTCGAGCTGTGA
- a CDS encoding MTH1187 family thiamine-binding protein produces the protein MTVVALLSVAPVREGSMADEVAKAVAALDDFAVEYETNPMGTVIETDDIGELFAAVQAAHQAVDGDRVSTVLKIDDKRTKTQTAREKVTAVERVLGHEARSDR, from the coding sequence ATGACCGTCGTTGCACTTCTCAGCGTCGCGCCTGTCCGTGAAGGCAGTATGGCAGACGAAGTCGCGAAAGCCGTCGCCGCCCTCGATGACTTCGCCGTCGAATACGAAACGAACCCGATGGGAACCGTCATCGAGACCGACGACATTGGCGAACTGTTCGCCGCCGTGCAAGCCGCCCACCAAGCCGTAGACGGCGACCGGGTGAGCACGGTTCTCAAAATCGATGACAAGCGGACGAAAACCCAGACTGCCCGCGAGAAAGTAACGGCCGTCGAACGCGTCCTCGGCCACGAGGCGCGAAGCGACCGGTAG
- a CDS encoding YihY/virulence factor BrkB family protein: MNARLDRPVTVARAVVHEIRTENITFMAGSIAYHAFVSLLPLLLLVTAVISTVGNQTLQEGFSRLMQAVLTEDAGDILITELQTGGSSTGVSIIGLVVLVWGTLRIFRGLDTAFSDIYETEAENTFFDSLGDGLIVLVAVALALLIGGWVETSLPEFGSPALRWVVQRGILVVGLSFAFFPMYYIFPDTDVSVREVLPGVGFAAVGLVVFETLFRLYTGGDESSIIGGIIILLTWLYFSGLVILIGAAINAVLSNRSKDVNIEPVVGGIRPLEKQSDIDRTHLTERLAELDALLKREDIDELVVTADGTKITLPRPLNVTADTTESPLHLGDGTVGFEIRWSPREDE, translated from the coding sequence ATGAACGCGCGCCTCGACCGGCCGGTCACCGTGGCCCGCGCCGTCGTCCACGAGATTCGGACGGAGAACATCACGTTCATGGCAGGTTCGATTGCCTACCACGCATTCGTGTCGCTGTTGCCGCTTCTCTTGCTCGTCACCGCTGTCATCTCAACGGTCGGAAACCAGACGCTGCAAGAGGGGTTCAGCCGCCTGATGCAGGCCGTCTTGACCGAAGATGCGGGCGATATTCTCATCACCGAACTCCAGACCGGCGGGAGTTCAACCGGCGTGTCAATCATCGGGCTTGTCGTCCTCGTCTGGGGGACGCTCCGCATCTTCCGCGGGCTCGATACCGCCTTCTCTGACATCTACGAAACCGAAGCTGAGAACACCTTTTTCGACTCGCTCGGCGACGGCCTCATCGTGCTGGTGGCAGTCGCCCTTGCCTTGCTCATCGGCGGCTGGGTCGAGACGAGTCTTCCCGAATTCGGGTCGCCTGCACTTCGGTGGGTCGTCCAACGCGGTATCCTCGTGGTGGGCCTCTCGTTCGCCTTCTTCCCCATGTACTACATCTTCCCCGACACGGACGTCTCGGTGCGCGAAGTGCTCCCCGGCGTCGGGTTCGCCGCTGTTGGCCTCGTCGTCTTCGAGACGCTGTTTCGCCTCTACACCGGCGGTGACGAGAGTAGTATCATCGGCGGCATCATCATCCTGCTAACATGGCTCTACTTCAGCGGCCTCGTCATCCTCATCGGCGCGGCAATCAACGCCGTCCTCTCGAATCGGAGCAAGGACGTGAACATCGAACCGGTCGTCGGCGGGATTCGTCCGCTCGAAAAACAGTCCGACATCGACCGCACCCACCTGACAGAACGACTCGCTGAACTGGACGCCCTCCTTAAACGAGAAGACATAGACGAGTTGGTCGTCACTGCAGATGGGACGAAAATCACCCTGCCGCGCCCGCTCAACGTGACCGCGGACACAACAGAGTCGCCGCTGCATCTCGGTGACGGCACCGTTGGCTTCGAGATTCGCTGGTCGCCGCGCGAAGACGAGTGA
- a CDS encoding mechanosensitive ion channel domain-containing protein, which produces MMLQVGVPPTVEGIMAQYAGLLGKVAAFILAFVVVYIIGRAIVAPLASRAMDKRGFDETIANLAEKVVGVLTLFFAVAVAFTVAGFGAFLAAFATLGGALALAFGFAAQDLLSNFVAGLFILKDKPFEIGDWIEWEGYAGRVQDIDLRVTRVKTFDNQLITVPNADLANNPLINPVAFDTLRQKFVFGIGYDDDINQATDIIVEEAEKNDDILDDPATSVRVTELGDSAVGLQSRFWIKEPNRADFVRTRSEYVQAVKERFDAEGIDMPYPYRQLTGGVTVDGVPQEVALEADD; this is translated from the coding sequence ATGATGTTACAGGTAGGGGTTCCACCGACAGTCGAAGGGATTATGGCCCAGTACGCTGGCCTGCTCGGCAAAGTTGCAGCCTTCATCCTCGCGTTCGTCGTCGTCTACATCATCGGACGAGCCATCGTCGCGCCGCTCGCCAGCCGCGCCATGGACAAACGCGGCTTCGACGAGACGATTGCGAACCTCGCGGAGAAGGTGGTCGGCGTCCTCACCCTCTTTTTCGCTGTCGCCGTGGCCTTCACCGTCGCTGGCTTCGGTGCGTTCCTCGCCGCCTTTGCAACCCTCGGGGGCGCACTCGCACTCGCCTTTGGCTTCGCCGCCCAAGACCTGCTCAGCAACTTCGTCGCCGGGCTGTTCATCCTCAAAGACAAACCGTTCGAAATCGGCGACTGGATCGAGTGGGAGGGCTACGCCGGGCGCGTCCAAGACATCGACCTCCGGGTCACTCGGGTCAAGACGTTCGACAACCAGCTCATCACTGTCCCGAACGCCGACCTCGCGAACAACCCGCTCATCAACCCCGTCGCGTTCGATACGCTCCGCCAGAAGTTCGTCTTCGGCATTGGCTACGACGACGACATCAATCAGGCGACGGACATCATCGTCGAAGAAGCCGAGAAGAACGACGACATTCTGGACGACCCTGCGACGTCGGTTCGCGTCACCGAACTCGGCGACAGCGCCGTTGGTCTCCAGTCACGCTTCTGGATAAAAGAGCCGAACCGCGCCGACTTCGTTCGCACGCGGTCTGAATATGTGCAAGCCGTCAAAGAGCGATTCGACGCCGAAGGCATCGACATGCCGTACCCGTACCGCCAACTCACCGGCGGCGTCACGGTCGATGGCGTGCCACAGGAAGTCGCTCTCGAAGCCGACGACTAG